One Gossypium arboreum isolate Shixiya-1 chromosome 13, ASM2569848v2, whole genome shotgun sequence genomic window, TAATCACAATGATTTATCTTAACAAGGTCTTCTGAGAACGATTTCTGATAGATCATACAACACTCTTGCTTTGGTaaatctcatatatatacattagaacACAACTAAAAAAAAGCTAAAACTAAAAAACCACTATACTTTTTAGAGAAAATAAAATGGACAAAAACTAAAACTGTCACTGCTTTTGGAGAAAACATAGTAGACTGATACAAGAATCACCATAGTTTTCAGAGAAAACAAAACAGATTGAAACtaaaaacttaaaagaaaaaaaaatctaagaattttGTTGAAGAGGCCATGACTAGCAACCAACCCAAAGGCTTCGATCCATTTTAATTGTTGAGGCAGTTTTTAAGCAGTGTCAAGGACTAATATCAATTGTTGTTTGGCATTGCCTACTCAATAAATTTGTTATGTTTAAGTTGGCAAAATTTTGACAATACAAATCTTGGGTTGTGATTCTAACTGATACTTTGGACCCAGTCGAACCAATATTGACATCCAAACTACACATAGCAACATATATTGGGGATTGGTTTAGATTTCGATTGAGGCAATTAAAACATACAAAACTTGGAAGTATATCATGAAGATTCAAAACTTATCCTAAGCTGATtgatgatattttttatgcttattatctTGTTAATATCATGGGAAATTTGATTGTAATTGATGTAGTATGTTAGCAAGTCTAAATTCTTTTATATTCAGGAGATTTGTATAGGTAATGTATTGAATTGAGAACTTTTATTCTTGTTCATTGATGAATGTTTCTTTTGAGTGCATTGAGTGAAAATCAAGTGTGTTACTTGGTTTATGTCTATAGGAGAGTCATGCAGATCTTAGGCTAAAAAATGAGTCTAATCTAGTGATTGTTAGATGTTGTACATGTTACTAAGATAGTGAATTATATATTTGGGTCGCAGATGTAGGGGAACGAAATACGTTAACAAATCGAGCGTTCTTTATTTTTATACCTTATTAATACTTAGTGCTTAAAGTAGTTGACATTGGTCACCAGCACTTCTTCTGACATTGCTATTGTTTTGCTTGCAAACATTAATTTAGGACTTTCCTTAACCAATATTAACTTGTATTGATATGTACCAACCCGTATCAGTTGGTATaagattttaatattttgaactaatttttaatatttattatcttaattttttattttgtattattgcacataaaaataaaaaattaattaaaattaattaagttgTTGATATagttattaatattaaaatttatctctttttattttgaatatataaCTCTTCTTCAACcattaaataggaggataaataTGTTTTAACTGCTCGAATTTACATCCTCCCGCATTGGGCACAATACCAATTCTAATCgaactaaaatttatattttacttatatttatatgtatataaataaaatatatttatttaaataatgataTTATGCTCAAAATGGCACATCTAAATAATATATACTggtattgaaataaaaataacacCTCCAGCAATAGTGATTACCTTAGTAATTTCTCTctcaatatttttataataaaagaaCTAAATAGAAAAAGGGAATGAAATCATGCTTTTGTGGATACCATTGGCAACATGTGTAGGTATCATGacgtgtttaaaaatttaactggaCCCACTTAACAACTCTCCCAACAAGACCATGTTTGGCTTGACTCAATTTGTACAAATCAATAAATAATATTCATTTTAcctaattatataaatatttaaatataatatcacAAATCAAAGACTATCACcgaaataaaatcataaaattaataaaataagtattAACTTTTATATATTTCGTAGATAATAAAATTAGCTATCAATtaaatttttacttatttttcttaaaaatgttGTTAGTATATAATTTATGttttgaatttatattaaaatccataaaataatgttcatattaaaaaaaaattgatctcCTAACCTTATTGCAAAAAATAGGCCCACCACCGGTACCCCAACAACTTTCAGCCACCAACCCtctctaaatttctttttaaaaagctaaaataaaataaataaaatatcagCCAATAAAATTTCAACCTCAAcggaaaaacataaaaaaaatcaacCAATAAAAGAATTACACTTCTTTACTACTGACTAGTATCGTAGTAGGTCTAGGCGTCTCTTAAGGCGCGTGGGATACCCAAAAGCAGCCAGTTTTGCCTAATTTTGTTGAACCTAAGTTTTATGTTTTTTACCAagaattttgtttttatattgtTTCGTTATATTAGATTTAtaaaaataatcttaaaatatacttttatattttttgtatttttatacttgaaatttagtttatttatttatttattttattttgaggaatttaattattttaattttaaaattttaaagttcatATTTAATTGTTAAAACCGTTAAAATTATGTACTATTAAACTTGTTGATATGAGAGAAATATACTTAATAGTCATttatgtaataaaaaaatgacgttataataaattttaatttaataaaaatttaatgatgACAACAATTAAACtttcattttaattaaaaataaaagaataaaataaaaatagaattaaactTTAAAATGCACACAAaatatttgtatataaattggAAGTAAATTATTTAGATCTAGTACACATACATTGtaagtaaaagaaatgaaaaaatatataatataatattttatattattttgaataattttagataaaattaaatataataatttaaatatttctttttattaaaaaaagtaaatagattaaaattatttacatatataataggaggaagcaaaaaaaaaaaattattagggTCAGAATTGAACTATAAATTTTTATGAAGTTAAAGTGTAATATTATCTTGTATTGACTTATAATTCCATGAATTTTTAAAGGGCTAAATAGATATCTTTTTATTTTAAGGagcaaagtataattttaccaaatttatcAATAATATAGAGACTAAGAGGACAAATTTTCCATTGGGTCTATATATAATTAAcgaggattttattttaattactgattaaaaatatatttttagtgTAATGAAGGGTGTCAACTATAGTGAAAACTTTTAAAATGAGAACTATGAGAACCAAAATGATCTTAgttagagctgatcatgggccgggccacCAGACTAGGCCCGAAGGCCGGCCCAAAAAATGGGAGGGCTTGGGAAAAAATAcaggcccgaaaaatgggtttggacaaaaaaacgaggcccgtttagaaaacgggtAGAGCCTCGGGCAAGATTTTTTTTGCTCAGGCCTGGCCCGacctaaattatataataatttatataatattttatttttaatcattttaaatttttaatataaccactttttattatattttcaatttgtgtattgttttaagaattgttttaatatcattttttatttattttaatatttattttcatgtttttaaatgtatttgatttattatatttaaaattttttatttaataaaataagctaaaaaaTTTTGATATGGGCCGGGCCAAGTCGAGCTCAGGCTTAGCAATTTTATTTTGGGCCAGACTTGGACAATTTTTAAGCCTATATTTTGAGCTGAGTTGGACCTGAGCCtagaaaatgggcctaaaattttgtttggGCCTGGCCtggcccatgatcagctctaatCTTAGTCATTAGATcaaaataaatgattctaagccttaaattttgtaatttatcttaccttattaaaataaaacctaaCAACACTTAATATTTCCATTCTCTTTTTCTCTTCATGAGTAATTAAAGTCTTGGATGAAGAAATTTGGATACTTTTtactttaaaatttagtttttcttggagaaaaaatggaaaggaaaacaAGAGATCAAGGCTATTAAGATTAATAAATTTGGGTATTaagtttttgtttatttattgaaAAACTACATGTTAAAAAGAAAAACGAAGGGAAAGATTGAGCATTGttggttttattttaataaagtaagataaatataaaatctaaaatttagagccatttattttgatttaataattaaaatcattttgattattataattagagatatttaaaattttaagtttaagtTTCAACatgtataattattatttatatatatatatatttatactgaATTTAAATTTCATGTAAGTTTTATTTCTACATATATTCTaattactaattaaaaaaatcttatCCACATTTCATCAATCATTTAGTATAcagaaagtaaaagaaaaaaagaaaggaagtgTGAGCCCACGAGAATATGTGACTCCTATTTTTATACACTTTAGAATAAAACCATTAAACAAAAATGATTTTTATGTGGTATGGATTTTActtaatctatcaatttaatagatttaattaaatattaaaatataacaagtatttgataataaatatctttaatttACTGAAACTGAATTTACTataaaattaagaataaaattccttaaattttataatattttatctgAAAATATTTAAAGATTAAACTCGATATTCATATTAATAAAAGATTTAATAACACTTTTTTAACACATGGCGTAATTCAATACAACATTTTGTTTTTATAATTGGAGGTGAGGAGTGGGGTTACTTAAGATCAAACCTAAGCTTTTACGACTACAACATAATACTTTTGTTATTAGGTAAAGAGGTGAGTATATGGTCGGATTAAGTTAAACCAAatgaaaaatttcaagttagtcaAATTGACGAGTTTTATTTAATCATTCTAACTTGATTATAAACTTTTCTTAATCAAgttaaatcgaataaatttgtttaagttaaattcaaaaattaaaccgACCATAAATCTTCTTGGTAATATTATTAGATTCCAACTTAAAGATCATGTATACCATATATATTTAAAactcttttaaaataaattaagagaAAAAAAGATAATTAATATGATAAGCTTGATTTGACAATTTACTTGTTTAAGGCCTCAACATTATCATTTgggattttaaaaaaatataatttagcattcttacatatttttaaggttttttagtaattttattttttaatatatatttataaattttggaaaaattataaatattttgaattttataattattttgagagaaactaatttactcattttcaaAACTATCAAGGTCACAAAAGATATTTACatcaaattgatatttaaattgtaaaattcaactcgaatcaaatttaaaaataaaattacttattccagttgatttgaaaaaaaaactcTATTTAATAAACTTAAACTTCAAAAAacatttttcaaattaaattagaTTTTGCTTACCGTTAACTCAAATGTGACTCTCATATTATTCTACTATATGTGCCCAACTTTTGATTAAAATTTCAGCATTAActaaaaataaagacaaattattaggttattttaataatgtttgaatcaaatagattagttgaattttggaaaaaataaaaaataaattaatctacGAGTTAGtacaaattaattgaattaaactTAAAATAAGTTGAATTCAAAATAGaatcaaaatttatatgattttacCACTATACTCCAACTAAAAACTAAGctgaaaaatgaaataaaaaaaatccaaGTAAGACGAGAATACGTGTTTCGTTGAAAACAATCCCACGCGAAAATCAAGAAAGAGGCGCGCGTAGGCTTTAGTTTACATTTTCCATTTTCAtgataaaaaactaaaaaaagaaaataaaaatctgGGATTTTTTTGGGGAATTGAAATGGAGCGGCCACCATATTTTTGGCTATAAAAGGGCAGCACCTCCGCTCTCACAAATCGTGcctcttcttcctctctctctATATCTAAAGGGTTCTTTAGATTTTCTTACCAGTTCCTTCTATTAAGGTGCTGTTCGGCTCCTCTTTTAACTCATGGCTGCTCtgttattattcaatttaattaattctaattaatcatttaaacttgccaaaaatttgaagttgaatcaaattttttccTTTAAAACATTTAAAGATTTGTGTCTCCCTATGCTGAGATCTACTGTCAATTGTCAGCTTTCCTACTTTCCCTGATGATTTTCTTTCTGGGTTTTCATTAATATGATTTGAACTTCCCATTTATTACTTGGGTTTTGTACAAAACATTACTAAAATTGGACTTTCGATTGAGATCTGCTGATGTGTGCCAGCATTTGAACTATACCCGTCGGTTTTCATTCTGGGTTTCCCTTGATATGGTTTAAAAATTCCATTttcgaaaaaaagaaaaaagaaaaaagtctTGCTTAAATCTACTAGAAAGTATAAGCTTTGATCAGCCTCTTTTTTGCTGTCTATCCAACTTGGGTTTTTGGAATCATTAAAgaatttgtctattttttttGGTCAGATCTATTGGTTAGTTTTAGTATTTGATCTGTTTCCTCAGCGTATCTTTCTGTTTTGTCCGTCTTGAAAGCAATTGAATTAGATCCATTCTTTTTGTCATGGAAGTTATAGATCTAGAGACTGTTACCATTAGTTTCTTGCTATAGATCTAAAGCGAAGTAAGCTTTGGATCTATCAGTCCATGCTGCATTGCAGGTTTATCATGGATTTGAGCTTTGATTCTATTGAATTTTCAGTTCAGGGATATAGATAagacatataaatttataatCTTTTTAGATTTGAATTCTATATAATAAAGCTGAATTTGTCTgtttattttaaatgattcagAAAATGGCCTCCCACATTGTTGGATATCCCCGTATGGGACCAAAGAGAGAGCTTAAGTTTGCTTTGGAATCCTTCTGGGATAAGAAGAGCAGTGCCGAGGATTTGCAAAAGGTTGCTGCTGATCTCAGGTCATCCATCTGGAAACAGATGTCTGATGCTGGGATCAAGTACATCCCCAGCAATACTTTCTCTTACTATGACCAGGTGCTCGATGCCACATCCATGCTCGGAGCTGTTCCACCTAGATACGGCTGGAGTGGTGGTGAGATCGGATTTGACACTTACTTCTCCATGGCCAGAGGAAATGCCTCTGTCCCTGCAATGGAAATGACTAAGTGGTTTGACACCAACTAGTAAGTTGCCATCATTGGTCTTCATTACCTTATTGACTGATTGCCGAGTTTTATGATACTAAAACTTAAAGTGTACTCTATTTGTTGTTTCAGCCACTTCATTGTTCCTGAATTGGGACCTGATGTTAACTTCTCTTATGCATCTCACAAGGCAGTGGATGAGTACAAGGAAGCTAAGGCGGTATGTTCCCCGAATctgtatatatatacacttgaTAACAAAGTGGATTTTGGTTTTTCATGTATTCTAATGCTAATAGCTTAGGAAATTAGAACAGTTAGCCTAGTAGGATTTATAAGTTCAAATGCAGTAAAAAAATGGTTGTCTGAATTTGGGATTAGATTCAAGTAATAGTTCATAGCTCTCTAAGAGTTAATTTTTTGAGAATGCTCGAGTGAGATTCGGAGTAGTGATTACTTAGACCTGCTTGATTGTATGCTATGTTTTTCTAGTTCTTATTTGTTGATATTAGTCTTATCATGAAACTTGGGTGCTGATTATCTGTTCCACATGCAGCTTGGAGTTAACACAGTCCCGGTCCTTATCGGCCCTGTCTCATACTTGTTGCTCTCTAAACCTGCAAAGGGTGTTGATAAGACCTTTTCTCTTCTCTCCCTCCTCCCCAAAATCCTCCCTATCTACAAGTAAGAGTTGTTTCTTTTTATGTCTTCAAGTTATTATTGATTTAACTGCTCTGATTTGCCATTATTAACATGGAATCTCTTTACAGGGAAGTTATATCTGACCTTAAGGCAGCTGGTGCTTCCTGGATTCAGTTTGATGAACCGACCCTTGTCTTGGATCTTGACTCTCACAAATTGCAAGCATTCACAGCTGCTTATGATGATTTGGAATCCTCTCTCTCTGGCTTGAATGTATTGATCGAGACCTACTTTGCTGATCTTACTGCTGAGGCATACAAGACACTCATTGGGTTGAAGGGTGTCACTGCTTATGGTTTGGATTTGGTTCGTGGAGCCCAGACTCTTGATTTGGTCAAGAGCAATTTCCCTAAGGGCAAGTACCTCTTTGCTGGAGTTGTGGATGGAAGGAACATTTGGGCCAATGATCTTGCTGCTTCTCTCAGCACTTTGAAGGAGCTTGAGGCTGTTGTTGGCAAAGGTATGCTATTTTTATTTGCTTTTGATGGCTTATAGATTGCAAGTTTGACAATTTTGTTATTTATTATAACTGATGTTTATGAATCACTTTCTGACGTACAGAAAACCTGGTGGTGTCCACATCCTGCTCGCTTCTCCACACCGCTGTTGATCTAGTGAATGAGACTAAGCTAGACGATGAAATCAAATCGTGGCTCGCATTTGCTGCCCAGAAAGTTGTTGAAGTCAATGCACTTGCCAAGGCATTGGCTGGTCAGAAGGATGAGGTATCCCATTTAATCTTGCCACTTGTTTATTTCTGGTTTTCTATGAACTAGGATAGCATCTTGATATGGGTCTTATGCCTTTGGGGTTGGCCTTTTGGTGCTTTCTCCATATTTGGATGATACCAAGTCACTTTCTAattatttcatccatttttagGCCTTCTTCTCTGCCAATGCTGCTGCTCAGGCTTCAAGGAAGTCCTCCCCAAGAGTGACTAACGAGGCTGTTCAAAAGGCTGTAAGTGTTTCGATAAACTAAATTTCTGATTTTCTTTCATGTGACTTCTCTGcagtaatcttttttttttttttgttgtgaaAATCTCTCTTTGCTTACCTTGTTATGTTCGGTGCTTGCATTTGCAGGCTGCTGCTTTGAAGGGCTCTGATCACCGTCGTGCAACTAATGTTAGTGCTAGACTCGATGCCCAGCAGAAAAAGCTTGACCTTCCAATCCTCCCCACCACAACCATTGGATCTTTCCCTCAAACCTTGGAGCTCAGGAGAGTTCGTCGTGAATTCAAGGCTAACAAGTGAGTTAATCAGGAAATTTTCAGTGATATCTTTATGTAAAATGACAATATTACCAGTCTTTTAACTAGTAGTCTCTTACTCCAGGATCTCTGAGGATGATTACATTAAAGCCATTAAGGAGGAAATTAAGAAGGTTGTTGACCTTCAGGAAGAGCTTGACATTGATGTCTTGGTTCATGGAGAGCCTGAGGTGAGTGTACCTTCTCCTTTTGGTCTTTTCATTTGCTTCTTGGCAAGCATACTCAACTATTACCTATAACCATGCAGAGAAACGATATGGTTGAGTACTTTGGTGAGCAGTTGTCTGGTTTTGCATTCACTGTTAATGGATGGGTGCAATCTTACGGATCTCGATGTGTCAAGCCACCAATCATCTACGGTGATGTTAGCCGCCCCAAGCCAATGACTGTTTTCTGGTCATCTACCGCACAAAGCATGACTGCACGCCCAATGAAGGGAATGCTTACTGGGCCTGTTACCATCCTCAACTGGTCCTTTGTCAGAAATGATCAGCCCCGGTATGCACGAGAAGCTTATAGGAGAAAAAACTACAAAATTTGCATTTCTACGAGCAATTTTTGCTTTGCAATATGAATATCTTTTGACATTCAATGATTTGTGAATTTTCTAGGTTTGAGACTTGCTACCAGATTGCCTTGGCCATCAAGGACGAAGTGGAGGATCTTGAGAAGGCCGGTATCAATGTTATCCAAATTGACGAGGCTGCTTTGAGAGAGGGGTTGCCTCTTAGAAAGTCGGAGCACGCCTTCTACTTGAAATGGGCTGTCCACTCCTTCAGAATCACCAACTGCGGTGTACAGGACACTACCCAGGTTTGTATATTGCTTCACTGTTTTCATGTCGGGAAAGCTGTCGTATCCGCACACCCTCTAATTTGATGTTTTGTTTATCCAACAGATCCACACTCATATGTGCTACTCCAACTTCAATGACATCATCCACTCAATTATTGACATGGATGCTGATGTGATAACCATCGAGAACTCACGTTCAGATGAAAAGCTCCTTTCAGTATTCCGTGAAGGAGTGAAGTATGGTGCTGGAATCGGCCCTGGTGTCTATGACATCCACTCTCCCAGAATACCATCAACCGAAGAGATTGCTGACCGAATTAACAAGATGCTTGCTGTGCTTGAGACAAACATCTTGTGGGTTAACCCAGACTGTGGTCTCAAGACTCGCAAGTATGCCGAGGTGAAGCCAGCCCTGAACAACATGGTTGCAGCTGCCAAGCTGCTCCGCACCCAACTTGCGAGTGCCAAGTGAGAGGCATATCCGAGGTCGGACATCATCCTTTATATCGAAGATGATCCAGAGGAAATTTGTCTTAAATCATTTGAATAACTGTGTGTTGGAAGTATTTGTTAGGCGTATAATATGCCCCTCTTTGAGGCCAAttgttttccttttcttttttggttATTTCCCCTctaaatattttgtatttttgggAATATATGAATTACCTTCAATTACTTTGAAAGGCACGAAATTTGGTAGTGTATCTTTTATGAGCCTAATGAAAATGTCAGTACTGGCTGTGGCTGTGGCTGTGGCTGTGGCTGTGGACTGACTATATTAGCTTCTTTCTCTATTTACACCcttcttttatgttttaattatatatatattttggatatgaatattaaatataaatacataAAGTTAGCAGTAAAGAGTTAAAAAAAGAATCCAATTTAGCTCTCAGTGTAATTGAAATTTTAGTGAGGGAAATTAAATCAGTTGAACCATTAAAATACTCGAATAGACCTTGAAAATATGGCCCAAGGAGTTTGCGGTTAATAAAATTGTCGTTTTAGTCCTCGGTTCTTTTAGTCAGAATTTAGTTCTCatgcttttcaaattttaatggaaaaggtaataattaatttgtttagTTAAATCTTGTTATTACTAATGTACTATAAGTAAAGTTATggatttaattcaaattttttaatttgatcatATTTTTTGTCactatacttttcaaaatttgaagtttgaaattttattattgacACAAACAACCGTCGTTTAAtccattatttaattttttatgaataatatatgaaaatattaaattaatatagcGTTGTTACAAATGTGATAATATACTTGTTGCACAAGATTTTAAGAATAGtagaattttatttaataaatttaataactattattcaatcaaaattttaaaattttaaaaatataaactaaaaatgattaaattaaattacaaaga contains:
- the LOC108463815 gene encoding 5-methyltetrahydropteroyltriglutamate--homocysteine methyltransferase-like — translated: MASHIVGYPRMGPKRELKFALESFWDKKSSAEDLQKVAADLRSSIWKQMSDAGIKYIPSNTFSYYDQVLDATSMLGAVPPRYGWSGGEIGFDTYFSMARGNASVPAMEMTKWFDTNYHFIVPELGPDVNFSYASHKAVDEYKEAKALGVNTVPVLIGPVSYLLLSKPAKGVDKTFSLLSLLPKILPIYKEVISDLKAAGASWIQFDEPTLVLDLDSHKLQAFTAAYDDLESSLSGLNVLIETYFADLTAEAYKTLIGLKGVTAYGLDLVRGAQTLDLVKSNFPKGKYLFAGVVDGRNIWANDLAASLSTLKELEAVVGKENLVVSTSCSLLHTAVDLVNETKLDDEIKSWLAFAAQKVVEVNALAKALAGQKDEAFFSANAAAQASRKSSPRVTNEAVQKAAAALKGSDHRRATNVSARLDAQQKKLDLPILPTTTIGSFPQTLELRRVRREFKANKISEDDYIKAIKEEIKKVVDLQEELDIDVLVHGEPERNDMVEYFGEQLSGFAFTVNGWVQSYGSRCVKPPIIYGDVSRPKPMTVFWSSTAQSMTARPMKGMLTGPVTILNWSFVRNDQPRFETCYQIALAIKDEVEDLEKAGINVIQIDEAALREGLPLRKSEHAFYLKWAVHSFRITNCGVQDTTQIHTHMCYSNFNDIIHSIIDMDADVITIENSRSDEKLLSVFREGVKYGAGIGPGVYDIHSPRIPSTEEIADRINKMLAVLETNILWVNPDCGLKTRKYAEVKPALNNMVAAAKLLRTQLASAK